From one Lycium ferocissimum isolate CSIRO_LF1 chromosome 7, AGI_CSIRO_Lferr_CH_V1, whole genome shotgun sequence genomic stretch:
- the LOC132062838 gene encoding putative pectinesterase 11, which produces MDAALLIIHFHVILVFLICCCNTSSLTMAGNNSSSGGPTNFSTAILIRVDQSGHGDFKKIQDAVDAVPSNNSELFFIWVKPGTYREKVVVPADKPFITLSGTEASNTIITSSDGGDIVVSPTLTVLASDFVARYLTIQNSFGTSGKAVALKVKGDRVAFYGCRILSYQDTLLDDAGRHYYSNCYIEGAVDFIFGNAASLYERCHIHSVAAGAITAQNRESPLENTGFTFLGCKITGTGGNTTLGRPWGSYSRVIFAYTFMSSIIQPEGWNDWGDSTKQSTAYYGEYKCYGPGANRSNRVGWSRSLSNEEAAPFLTKNMISGRSWLRPAPTHFKKSSSTNIVAPTGEN; this is translated from the exons ATGGATGCTGCTTTATTGATAATCcattttcatgttatattagtTTTCCtcatttgttgttgtaatacTTCAAGTTTAACCATGGCTGGCAATAACTCTAGTTCAGGAGGACCTACGAATTTTTCCACGGCAATTCTAATTAGAGTGGACCAATCAGGTCATggagatttcaagaaaattcaagatgCTGTTGATGCTGTTCCATCGAATAATTCTGAATTATTCTTCATTTGGGTTAAGCCTGGGACTTACAG GGAGAAGGTTGTAGTGCCAGCTGATAAGCCATTTATAACGTTGAGTGGAACTGAGGCTTCTAACACCATAATTACATCGAGTGACGGTGGAGATATTGTTGTTTCTCCTACACTAACTGTGTTAGCCTCCGATTTTGTTGCAAGATATCTAACAATTCAG AATTCATTCGGAACGAGTGGCAAAGCTGTGGCACTAAAGGTTAAAGGAGACAGAGTTGCATTCTATGGTTGTAGAATTCTATCGTACCAAGACACTTTGTTAGACGATGCTGGCAGGCATTATTACAGTAATTGTTACATTGAAGGTGCCGTGGATTTTATTTTCGGAAACGCAGCTTCTCTCTATGAA aggtGCCACATTCATTCAGTTGCAGCAGGAGCAATCACTGCTCAAAACAGAGAGTCCCCATTAGAAAATACAGGATTTACTTTTTTGGGTTGCAAGATAACAGGGACAGGAGGGAACACTACACTAGGAAGGCCATGGGGTTCATACTCTAGGGTGATTTTTGCCTATACATTTATGTCCAGTATCATACAGCCAGAGGGATGGAATGATTGGGGAGATTCTACCAAGCAAAG CACTGCATATTATGGTGAATACAAGTGTTATGGACCAGGGGCTAATAGATCAAATAGAGTGGGTTGGTCACGTAGCCTATCGAATGAGGAAGCCGCACCATTTCTGACCAAGAATATGATCAGTGGGCGAAGTTGGTTAAGGCCCGCACcaacccatttcaagaaatcaagcTCAACCAATATTGTCGCACCTACTGGGGAAAATTAA
- the LOC132062840 gene encoding uncharacterized protein LOC132062840, translating to MGNVFAVTKPILHCLMRVMGMTSKLVEIEPGTTLHFWVPTDQTISTIKPAVVLLHGFVANGILTWLFQVISLRTSFAVYVPDQLFFGDSFTHHPERSPNFQVMFGNIKEKVELLEASVVSDKDAASTPNYSQRIYILCGEDDKIFTKPVSDAMKEKLGENATLEYITEAGHLVQIERPFMYNHHLKKFLSYSSDSANM from the exons ATGGGAAACGTGTTTGCAGTAACGAAGCCAATATTGCATTGTTTAATGAGAGTTATGGGAATGACATCCAAGTTGGTGGAGATAGAACCAGGAACCACCTTGCATTTTTGGGTTCCAACTGATCAAACCATTAGCACAATTAAGCCTGCCGTTGTACTTCTTCATGGATTTGTTGCCAATGGAATTCTCACTTGGCTTTTTCAAGTGATTTCCTTAAGAACATCTTTTGCTGTCTACGTCCCTGACCAACTTTTCTTCGGAGACTCCTTCACCCATCATCCTGAACGGTCACCTAATTTTCAG GTAATGTTTGGCAACATAAAggagaaagtggagcttctTGAAGCTTCAGTGGTTAGTGACAAAGACGCCGCTAGTACACCTAACTACTCCCAG AGGATTTATATTTTATGTGGAGAGGATGACAAGATTTTTACTAAGCCAGTTTCTGATGCCATGAAAGA GAAGTTGGGAGAGAATGCGACACTGGAATACATAACAGAGGCAGGACATCTAGTTCAAATTGAGCGACCCTTTATGTACAATCATCATCTGAAGAAATTTCTTTCATACTCAAGTGACTCTGCTAATATGTGA
- the LOC132062841 gene encoding syntaxin-112-like, producing MNDLMTKSFLSYVDLKKQAMMDLEAGPDIEMGQLDPADEKNLSKFFEEVAAIKSDMEDINNLLVNLQDLNQKTKSAPSAKILQGLRDQINSDIITLLRKAKIIKTRLEVLDKSNLDNRRAYKEGSPVDRTRISVTNGLRIKLRDMMNDFQCLRENIVAEHKEGLRKQYFSTNGKEPSEEAVEKMMQERVFEGKVENQERHEAVKEIRKSLIELHQVFLDMAVMVETQGEQMNNIEQNVVNAGGYVNDGMKELDRANQMKKRRTWACWIGALILVFLLLCLIAILF from the coding sequence ATGAATGACCTGATGACCAAGTCATTCTTGAGTTATGTGGACTTGAAGAAACAGGCTATGATGGATCTTGAAGCAGGACCCGATATTGAAATGGGTCAACTCGACCCGGCTGACGAAAAAAACCTCTCAAAATTCTTTGAAGAAGTTGCTGCTATTAAGTCTGATATGGAAGATATCAACAATCTTCTTGTCAATCTTCAAGACCTTAATCAGAAAACCAAGTCAGCCCCAAGTGCCAAAATTCTCCAAGGCCTTAGAGATCAGATTAATTCCGATATTATCACCCTTCTTAGGAAGGCGAAAATCATCAAAACGAGACTTGAAGTTCTTGATAAGTCCAATCTTGATAACCGTCGCGCGTATAAAGAGGGAAGCCCGGTTGACAGGACAAGGATTTCGGTCACGAATGGCTTGAGAATTAAGCTGAGGGACATGATGAATGATTTTCAGTGCCTAAGGGAAAATATTGTAGCGGAACACAAAGAAGGCCTGAGGAAACAGTACTTTAGTACTAACGGAAAAGAACCGAGTGAGGAAGCGGTTGAAAAGATGATGCAGGAAAGGGTTTTTGAGGGTAAAGTGGAGAATCAGGAAAGGCATGAAGCTGTAAAGGAGATACGAAAAAGTTTGATCGAGCTGCACCAAGTGTTTCTTGATATGGCTGTTATGGTTGAGACACAAGGCGAGCAGATGAATAATATTGAGCAAAATGTGGTGAATGCTGGTGGATATGTGAATGATGGGATGAAGGAGTTAGATCGTGCTAATCAAATGAAGAAGAGGAGGACTTGGGCTTGTTGGATTGGTGCATTGATTCTGGTTTTCTTGTTGCTATGCCTTATTGCTATTCTATTTTGA